A section of the Magnetococcales bacterium genome encodes:
- a CDS encoding IS4 family transposase, with protein sequence MDTRYLLEGCWKYVLRLLPAEWETLARETKAVERFREIPSVEVLLQLLFMHLGLGYSLRETAARGQIGNLADVSDVALLKRLRKAGNYFRQLCLALLREQQRQPPDFMTGELPVRLVDATHVKEPGKTGSSWRMHVAIRLSDLECDYFEVTPATGKGTGETFTRIPIQPGECIMGDRAYGRVAGLAYVQNCGGFSVARIASNFPMEDAQGKRIELLDYMRTLKKPGDCKEWPVFIRHEGQVIPDRLCAVYKSQDAVDRASRKVVGRSKRKRQKLSPDTIELARFMMIFTTVPEDRLPLENALELYRFRWQIELLFKRFKSLAQLGHLPKTEKESAKAWLYGKMLICLLTEKAIARAKSFSPWGLVVPGQAAPEQVAGVQIYASSVAELDNAISVAR encoded by the coding sequence ATGGATACCCGTTATTTGCTGGAAGGTTGTTGGAAATACGTATTGCGCTTGTTGCCTGCAGAGTGGGAGACGCTGGCGCGAGAAACCAAGGCCGTTGAAAGATTTAGGGAAATACCGTCAGTTGAGGTGCTTTTGCAGCTACTGTTCATGCATCTTGGCCTAGGGTATTCATTGCGTGAAACTGCCGCGAGAGGGCAAATTGGGAATTTGGCAGATGTGTCGGATGTGGCTTTGCTGAAGCGCTTGCGCAAAGCGGGGAATTATTTCAGGCAGCTCTGTCTGGCGCTGTTGCGCGAGCAACAGAGACAACCTCCTGATTTCATGACAGGGGAATTACCGGTTAGATTGGTGGATGCCACGCACGTTAAAGAACCTGGAAAGACTGGAAGTTCCTGGCGCATGCATGTGGCCATACGACTTTCTGACCTTGAGTGCGATTATTTTGAAGTGACACCTGCTACAGGAAAAGGAACCGGCGAGACGTTTACGCGCATTCCCATTCAACCAGGGGAATGCATCATGGGTGACCGTGCGTATGGTCGCGTAGCGGGGTTGGCCTATGTGCAAAATTGTGGCGGCTTCTCTGTTGCCAGGATCGCATCAAATTTCCCTATGGAAGACGCGCAAGGAAAGCGGATTGAACTGCTTGATTACATGCGAACATTGAAGAAACCAGGGGATTGCAAAGAGTGGCCTGTTTTTATACGCCATGAGGGGCAGGTTATTCCTGATCGTTTGTGTGCAGTTTATAAGAGTCAGGATGCGGTAGACCGGGCATCAAGGAAAGTTGTTGGCAGGAGCAAGCGCAAGCGGCAGAAACTATCGCCAGACACAATTGAATTGGCGCGATTCATGATGATATTCACAACGGTTCCAGAGGATAGACTACCACTTGAGAATGCGCTTGAATTGTATCGATTTCGCTGGCAGATCGAGTTATTATTCAAGCGGTTCAAATCGTTAGCGCAGCTTGGCCATCTTCCAAAAACAGAGAAGGAGAGTGCTAAAGCATGGCTATACGGCAAGATGTTGATTTGCCTACTTACAGAAAAGGCAATCGCAAGAGCGAAATCATTTTCCCCCTGGGGACTCGTCGTTCCCGGCCAGGCAGCGCCGGAGCAAGTGGCGGGAGTTCAAATTTATGCTTCATCAGTTGCAGAATTGGATAATGCCATTTCTGTCGCCAGATAA